Below is a genomic region from Brassica oleracea var. oleracea cultivar TO1000 chromosome C9, BOL, whole genome shotgun sequence.
CTTTTCTTTTGTATACCAAGTTAGTGTTTTATAGTATTTAGAAATGCATTGAACATCTTCAATAGTTACGTTTATTTTTTCTCTCAAAATAATATTCTAAATACGTTATATTATTAATAATTTTAATAAAATTCGTTATATTTATACAAATTTTACTCAAATATTAAAAGAGTATACCATGATTTATATTAATTTATAATTGTATTATGAAAGTATTAATAATTTGTTAAAATATAAATACAAATATTAAATTTTAGATATAAAATAAAACTATATAAAGTGTAAGGATTTATTTATAAATAAAAAGATTTGACATTAAAACAAAATTGCGAATACTATTCCTCAAATGTTAGACAATACTACTTTTAAACTTATTTTCTTTTTCAAAATGAAGTACCATAGGAACATGGTTCTCCCTCATTTTTTATATTTTTCTTTAAAATAAAAGTCCATTGAAGATGAAGGACCATTACACTATTTCTAGTGATTTCCGTCAATTTTCTTTTTAAAAGAAAATAAACTCAAAATAAGTATGTATTTTACTCCAATATCTTTTCTCATTTTCCATTAATTTTAATATATTTGTTTCTTAATTTTTTATTACTAATAACAATCTTTAGTTCATAAGATTTAAAATTATATTCATTTGTTATAAAATTTCAAATTTTTACATTGTTCAACAAATGTAACTCGTGTAAACTTTTTTGAAGAAAAATATGAACTAAATAAAAAAGATAAAATAATTAATTAGAAGTAAGCTATGAACTAAAAGAGACTGAATATTTACGAAGTACAACAATATTCACCTATCAACTAAGGCCAAATTCACTTCGCAAATAAGTATTTGAAATATGATCAACATAACATTTCATTGTCTTTCCATAAAATTTCACTTTTGAGTTAATAAGAAAGCATTCTTTTTTATGTGTCGTAGCACAAACAGTTTCCTTGTTATAGTTATAAAGAAAATGATACTAATCCTCGAAATTTGTTTAGGTGGTCACTCCTTCTTGCCTTCACGAGCTTCAGTTTCTATTGGTTTCTCTCCCATATTCGCCACCGCCTCCTCCTCCGGCGCTGGAGTCATCAGAGAATCAAATTTGTCTGATTTCGCCAACACAATCTCAATCTGTACGTATACGTCAGAAGCAAAAGAATGAAACCGACAACGCATACTTAAAATCTTAGCTTAGCAATTGGAGAAAGAAAGAAAAACTGGCCTTTGTCTTCTGAACTATCTTCCCTTTGCTCTCGTCTTTTATTCCGACTGTCGATGTCAGAACTTCTGTTTGTTTGTTTCACACAAATGAAAATTTCAAGAAACAAAAAAAGAAGGATGAAACAATGTTAATGAAAAATAAGAGAAATCTTAATTACTCTTCTCGGTTGCAAGTCCATTGTTCTTCAAAATTTCTGAGATAGTAACCACTGTTGTGATCGCTGCAAATACTCAAAAAGTATTTTAAACACACACATAAACAAAGGGAGACATTTTTGTCCAAAAAAAAACAAACAAAGGGAGACTAAAGATTGAATGATTCTAATTGAAACCCAATGTCGGTTCTGAGCACAACTATATGAGACGCCACTAAATTTCAAAAAACTATTATACAATTGTCGAAAAAGAGTTTTGTTAAGATCGACTTAAAATGCATATATATATTTAAATCCGGCCATGTTGACACCTACCCATACCAAGTGCAGAAAGCTCAACCTCGTTGTGCTGTTGAATGTACCGCTGCATCAGATACACATGAATAAATGATCAGTTCTTACACTCACGAGATTCATATATAAAAAATGGTTGCTTGGACACCAAGAAACCGTTGTTGTGATAAATTAATGGATATTTTTGCACTACCTTGGCGAGGTTAACGTAGAAGAATAAGGGTTTCTTGGTGTTGGAAACTTGAATCCTGTTCTTTTTCTGAGTTTCCACGGCCGTTGTTGCTGATATGATGAGGTTGCTGGCCGGAGATGTAACCGGTGCATGAATCGGAGTTGCTATTTCCATCGCCATTTAATCTCAATTGGGATCACGATCTTTTTGATTTAACTAAACTTTCTTTTTCTTGGTACGTGCAAGCATTGTAAATAGCGCTTCGAGGCGATTGTAAGAGAGCTGAAGAGTGTTCGTCGCCGGTTTGTTCGTTGACCGAGTATACGAGATTAAAACGGATCATCTCGCTTCCAAGTTCCAAGTATATGCTTTGCATTTCTCACAATCTACTTTTGAGGATTCCATAAATATAATTATTTACAAAACTATAAAAATGGTAAGCATAAAATAAAATTAGTGAAATAAAATAAAAGTGGATGTGAAAAGATGAATGAAGTACATAAAAAGAATAGATTTATTTTCTTCATTTCTTATTAAAATTAACAAAAAATGTTTAGGAATTTTTTTCTTCTAATTTGTTTGTATTTGTGTATAATTGATGGAATAACCATTCCATTCCACTCAAATAAATGGTATTTTTTTTTGAACGGCAAATCCGTTAATAAAATACAAAAAAAAATTCCTAAACATTTTTGTTAATTTTAATAAGAAATGAAGAAAATAAATCTATTATTTTCAAATCTATTCTTTTATTTACACCATTTACCATGGCATTAAATCATTTTATATAAAAAAAAAATCTCAAATCTTTGTTGTGATTCAAGACTATTTTAAAATTTTTTTAAAAAAATACTTCACAAGTGTTGTATAAATGAATAGGCAGCTTTCCCCTCCCCCTTCACCTAGTAGCAGGCGTAGCAGTGATGGAGGAGATGGCTCATTGTCTTCTACTTATGCTTCCTCAAGCAGCATACCTTGTAGCCCAAAAACCGATTCAGGTAAAAGAGCTATTCCATTACCTACTTTTAAATGTTGATTTATATTCCCATGGTTAATAGAAATATACATAGAGCAATCATTGTGAATTTGAGTTGTGCAGGGGACAAACCTCAACAAGTGAAACAAAGATTAAGGCATTGGGCACAAGCTGTTGCATGTTCTGTGATGCAGTCTCATTAATGAGTGTGTATACGTTGTGACTCTTAAGTTTCAACTTGAAACACTTGTTTTATTTTATTTTAGTTGGTGAGATAGGACAGAGATATAGAATCCTACCAAGTAGGATCTCTCTGGAGAGGGAAGAACAAAATAGATAGAAAAGTAAAATGAAACATAGAGAGAGTAATGGCTCTCTCTACATACTTGTGCAGAGGGAACAAGAGGAGTCTCTCAAACAAGAGAGTAGCCTTAGAGCAATCACTGCATTGGTGAAGGATCCACTGAGGCTCTCAAACAAAAATGTTAGTATTAAAATAGGATTAACCAAATGAGTCTCAAAGAAAAAGAGGAGTCTCTCAAACAAGAGAGTAATGATGAGCTTCCAAAAGACAGCAAGAGAGTGAAGATGATGAGGCTGATGGCGAAGACAAAGTAGAGATCGCTCAAAAAGAAGTCTCTGCTGCTGTGTTTGGGAGGACTTGCCAGAAAGAGAGAGGAAGACAGTAAAGAAGCTGAGTAAAGGCGGTGAAAATGGTGCAGGCAAGACGTAGTGGTGGGTTAGAGAGGGATAAAAGCTACCTCAGTGAATAAATCATGTAGACAAAATTACTCTTGTTCTACAGATTGGAATTGTAATCTCCAGAACAAGATCTTAGAGTGTCCTGAGTTTTTGTTTTTGTTTTAGTTTTTGTCTCAGTTCTAGCGTGTTGGTTTACTGAGAGTTCTCTGTACTGGTTTGCAAGTTTTTCTGCCTTCTTGAGAAGAAGAGGTTTACAGATTCAAACACCACCATGGAGCCAATTCTTACAGGAAGACTACTCTGCTTCCTTCAACAAGAGTGTATTTGATCTAAAATCATTTCATAAACCGTTGTAGCTACATGAAAAAAAAAGCAAATCCTAAAGCCTCATCATTCTTCATACATTCTCCTTGGAGCTTGACAAAACCTCAGTTTTCTCCTCTGCCTTGTTGCTCATTGCCACCGGAGATGAGCCAGCAACAGAATCTTCAGGCTCCGTCTTAAGCTCAGACTCAAACTCCTTTGCAGCCTGCATCCATTACAAACAAACAAAAACACCACAAGTTCTTCATCAATGCAAGACAAAAGCTAAAAGAAACACAAAACATACAAGCAGAAGCTAAGTATCTTGAGAAAGAACCAAGAGCCATAACAATAACCAGCAATTTTCTATTCAAGTTCCAATCTTTCCGAACGTTGACATCAGTTCAGACAGAACCCATAACAATTAACTAAGAACTTGAAACATAAAACTGGATCAGTTTATGGAATGACCAAACCTGTTGAAAGCTTTTGACGGTCTTGCCAATACTTTTACCAATCTCAGGAAGCTTCTTGGGTCCGAAAAGCAACGCAGCGACGCCAGCAATCACGGCAAGCTCAGGGACACCGAGACCAAACAGGGCATTGCAAGTGAGTGCCTTTCTCCTCTGCTCCGGTCGGATTCGGGCCACCAGAGAACGGGTCTTTGGTCGGGTCGTTACTGTGAAGCAGTTGGAGAATAAGGAAGAGCGAGATGACGAGAGAGGCAGAGAAACTGGTGGAGGAGAAGATAGAGTCGCAACAGATGTCGCCATTACTGCTCTAAACTATTTTTTTTTTCTTTTTTTCTACCGGTTCTAAATGCTTATCTGTTTTTTTTTTTCATTTTATCCAGATATTCAGATTCTCATCTAAAATAAATAAGAATAAAAAATAAAGTCTGATTTTTTAAACATAAGTTTTTTCCTTCTCCTAATAATGCTATAAAATTTGACATCAGATTAAAACTCAAAAACTCCTTTTTAAGAGAAAATATAAAATTTTAAATTAGACACAATGTTTTATTTTGTTTTGTTTACATGAAGAATATTGAGAATTTAGAGCATCACTGGTGAATTTCTAAGGGAAATTTTCATTAATAAAAAAAAATTTAAAATTGTAAAAAACAAAAAAAAAAAGTGAAGAAAGAAAATAATAGTTTTTTAAAAAAAATTGCAAAATTTGTGAGATTTTGGTCAATAATTTTAAGATACTAAAATATGTTGTTGAGAAACATGCTCTTCATCTTTCACATAATGAGCTGTATAGCAGCCCATTATAACAGGCCCATAATGGCAATAACGTAATATTTCCGTAATATCGGGCCTTATCTATAAGGTTAAGAACAGCGAGTCAGCGTTTCCGTTGACTAAATTAAAAAAAAAAAGTTTTTAAAAACGGTCTTTCACCGTCGCCTAGCCTCTCAAGTCACAGGTGATCTCTCTCTCTCTCTCTCTCTCTCTCTCTCTCTCTCTGAGCAAAATGTCGAACGCGGGAGTGACGATCTTCGACGGTGCGGTGCTCAGATCCATCGATCTCAACCTTCCGGAGCTCGAGCACGGCGTCACCGGAGCTCAGCTTCTCGAAATCTCCGAATCCAAGGTCTCTGAATCTCTCTCGGGGCTCTCACTGCCGCCGCACATCAAAGACGCTGCGATCTCCCGAGTCTCCGCGGGAGATGGCGTCAGCTTCCGAATTACGGAGTTTAACCGTGAGCAAGCGAGTGAGAAACTCGGAGTCTTCGTCTCAGCCGTCGCCGATGCTCTTACAGGTAACCGGATCATCCCTTCCCCCCTTCACGCTATTGTGTTTCAGCGATTGAATTCACTCCGCAAATCGTATCTGGTCAAATAGATTTAAGCCGGAATGGATCATGTGTGCGTTGATTGATGTTGATCATAGAGTTTAGCTTAAGTTCTTTTTTTTTTCGAGTAACCCGATGTATCCTGGCCCCCCAGTGAGGTGGATCCAGACTAGCGGCGAGTGTCTGTGGCAGCCTACGGAGTACACCTCGGTTGCCGGGAAGCCTGGATGTTAATTTTTGCCCCCAGTGGCCAGCGGGATTCGAACTGTATTGGGGCCGAAGCTCCCTCAAGACCACTGGGCCGTCCTCGCTTGGTTTTAGCCTACGTTTTTTGTTGTAAGAATGAGAATAGGCTTTGTTACCAACAAGGAGTCGGCCTAGTGGTTAGAATATTAGATTATCTAGTAGGTGTCTAAGGTGTCATAGGTTCAAGTACCATTGGGAGAAATCTGTCGGCCTAGTGGTTAGAATATTAGATTATCTAGTAGGTGTCTAAGGTGTCATAGGTTCAAGTACCATTGGGAGAAGTCTCTTCTCCAAAGGAGAGTGAATTTAAGATGATTTGGATCTCACCCTAGAGGAGGATGTACGGGTCTACGAGCACAGAACCTCCTAGTCATTTAAAAAAAAAGAGAATAGGCTTTGTTTATAGATTGATTGAATCAAATGCTCGGTCTCAATTCTGATTGTAGAGTGATATTTTTTTATTATAGATACTCCAGTTGTGGTTTCAATTCTGGATGGGAGCACGTTGAAGCTGATTTTGGAAGATGAGGATGATTTTGCAATGTTGGCAGAGAATCTCTTCACTGATTTGGATGAAGAAGATAAAGGAAAGCTTCCCAAGAGACAGATTCGAAAAGCTCTTTCGCTCATGGGTGCTGAGATGGGTGTCCCTCCACTCTCAGGTTTCTTCTTTCTTTTGCCTTTTACACTTACCATCTTGAGCAAGTTCATGGATTTATTATGTGAGCAGCCTTTTGAAACCAGTTTATAGCAGTGACTATTGGTGTTTAGTCTAATGCGAAATCAACCTCGTAAATGATTTACAAAATTTTAGTTTTCATGTATTTATTTATTCTGTAGTTTCCTCCTTCTCAAGTGATCAAAGTCAACTCTCATATAGTATGTCATGATGTATTTTTGATTCTCCATTCTCCAGCAATTCCTTTGCCCTTTGAATCGTTTCGTTCATTCCCATTCTGGTGTTTTAACTCCGTTAAGTTTGTTTGGAACAGACTTTCCCATCTTAGAAAACATCATTAAGAAGCACGATGCTGATGGCGATGAAGAGCTAGGACAAGCACAGTTTGCAGAACTACTACAACCAATTCTACAAGAAATAGCAGACGTCCTTCATGATAAGCCAATCACCATCGTCCAGAACGTCGAGATATTCAATGGGTCAAAGCTTCGTAAGGTTATAGCTCCACACTTTCCTTTGCTTATAACATAGCATGGATCTTTGACTAGCTTGATCAAATTATATTCTCAGATTCTAGCAGACGAGAAGACACTCGAGTGTCTCGTGGAGAAAATGGTGAAAGACAACCAAGGACGAGCAGATCTTATAAAGAACTTGATGATAGAGAACGGAAAGGAGTTGGGATTGCCTCCGTTATCATCAGAGAACGAATCAGTAGCTCTTCTCTACGAGACAATACAATCTCAGTTGACTAAGAGAGATAAAGAAACCTCTGAAGCATCCGCAGAAGAGGAGTTTATGGATGCTTTAAAAGATATACTCGGGAGATTTGCGGAGTTGCTCGAATCCACGCCGGTATATTCTGCGACCACTCTCTAGATTCACATAATGTTTGAGTTAAATTATTGTATATCTGAGAATTTCAGTCGCATACCAGTTGTCTCTGCTATTTGGTCTTATTGAAATTATTGCTGAATATGGATGATACATGATGATTTCAGCAGCTAAGTGTTGGTTACTTTTGGAATCTCTTTAGATGTATATTTTGAAGGTATGTCATAATAAGACACATTACCAAACCGAATAAACCTTCCAGAAAGAAAATACCACAAAAACTAGTTGTGCCATGTGACTTCGATAGTTAACCTTATTCTTAATCAGTGTAGGAATCTTAATATTTTACAATCTCCAGCTGCCTAAAAGCTTATTGATAGTAACGTGTTATTGTTTTGGCCGAAAAGAATGGTGAGTGATTTCTAATCCCTAGAGTTGTGTAAAGACATGATAGAGATACTGATAAGGTGACCGAGAATCCCAGAAGTTAGGACACTTGATTTGTTGGTACCACAACATCAAGCTGATGATGATGGTGAAAATATTGTGAAAGGACCACAATAACATCAGTAGCATAAGAGGCACTCAAATCAAAAACACTTGAACTCTGCAGGCCAAGGATCTGACTCCTTCAAGCTCACATTTGTAGTTTCCGGTTGC
It encodes:
- the LOC106317244 gene encoding uncharacterized protein At2g34160-like — protein: MAMEIATPIHAPVTSPASNLIISATTAVETQKKNRIQVSNTKKPLFFYVNLAKRYIQQHNEVELSALGMAITTVVTISEILKNNGLATEKKVLTSTVGIKDESKGKIVQKTKIEIVLAKSDKFDSLMTPAPEEEAVANMGEKPIETEAREGKKE
- the LOC106315838 gene encoding sec-independent protein translocase protein TATA, chloroplastic-like, which produces MATSVATLSSPPPVSLPLSSSRSSLFSNCFTVTTRPKTRSLVARIRPEQRRKALTCNALFGLGVPELAVIAGVAALLFGPKKLPEIGKSIGKTVKSFQQAAKEFESELKTEPEDSVAGSSPVAMSNKAEEKTEVLSSSKENV
- the LOC106313680 gene encoding uncharacterized protein LOC106313680, with amino-acid sequence MSNAGVTIFDGAVLRSIDLNLPELEHGVTGAQLLEISESKVSESLSGLSLPPHIKDAAISRVSAGDGVSFRITEFNREQASEKLGVFVSAVADALTDTPVVVSILDGSTLKLILEDEDDFAMLAENLFTDLDEEDKGKLPKRQIRKALSLMGAEMGVPPLSDFPILENIIKKHDADGDEELGQAQFAELLQPILQEIADVLHDKPITIVQNVEIFNGSKLRKILADEKTLECLVEKMVKDNQGRADLIKNLMIENGKELGLPPLSSENESVALLYETIQSQLTKRDKETSEASAEEEFMDALKDILGRFAELLESTPVYSATTL